In Novipirellula caenicola, a genomic segment contains:
- a CDS encoding glycosyltransferase family 4 protein codes for MIARLRRSQGWPKTIARNTWYQDNVLKQLVRMDDKVDAFFSYSYSALGLLPLCRDRGWMSVVGQIDPGPVEERIVAEEHDRYPQIASSWNHAPKRYWDAWQQEMELADRIVVNSAWSRRCLVEEGIDERKISIIPLVYQPSNVHAHPVNQRTINSKMSNDTFNVLFLGQVNLRKGIARLIHAMRQLKSHPEIRLTIAGPSEVSSQLWDDLQNVQYLGPVRRSHVAKLYRAADVFILPTLSDGYALTQLEALAEGVPVIASKRCGDCVVEGENGWRLPDLEPNTIAEAIVHAKEHRLDFEPPSAFGIESYAKRLAELATSFQ; via the coding sequence ATGATCGCACGATTGCGACGGTCACAAGGCTGGCCAAAAACGATCGCTCGCAATACATGGTATCAAGACAATGTCTTGAAACAATTAGTCCGCATGGACGACAAAGTTGACGCTTTCTTTTCGTATAGCTACTCGGCACTTGGCTTGCTGCCACTTTGCCGAGATCGTGGCTGGATGAGTGTCGTGGGGCAGATCGATCCCGGTCCAGTTGAAGAACGCATCGTCGCCGAAGAACATGACCGCTATCCTCAAATTGCCTCATCTTGGAACCATGCTCCAAAGCGATATTGGGATGCTTGGCAACAAGAGATGGAGCTTGCGGACCGCATCGTCGTCAACTCGGCATGGTCGCGCCGGTGCCTAGTAGAAGAGGGAATCGACGAGCGTAAGATCAGTATCATCCCATTGGTGTACCAACCCTCGAACGTTCATGCACATCCCGTCAACCAGCGGACCATCAATAGCAAGATGTCGAACGATACGTTCAACGTGTTGTTTCTTGGACAAGTGAATCTGCGAAAGGGAATCGCTCGACTGATCCATGCGATGCGACAACTGAAATCACATCCAGAGATTCGCCTGACCATTGCTGGGCCATCCGAGGTATCCTCACAACTTTGGGATGATTTACAAAACGTCCAGTATTTGGGGCCGGTGCGACGCAGCCACGTCGCGAAGTTATATCGCGCTGCCGATGTATTTATATTGCCAACTTTATCCGATGGATATGCCCTTACCCAGCTAGAAGCTCTTGCGGAAGGAGTGCCAGTGATCGCATCAAAACGGTGTGGCGATTGTGTGGTCGAAGGTGAGAACGGGTGGCGATTGCCAGACCTAGAGCCAAATACGATCGCCGAGGCAATTGTGCATGCGAAAGAACACCGACTAGATTTCGAACCGCCATCAGCGTTTGGAATCGAGTCCTATGCAAAACGCCTAGCAGAGCTAGCTACCTCCTTCCAATGA